One genomic window of Leptospira perdikensis includes the following:
- the rplV gene encoding 50S ribosomal protein L22 → MEAKAVGKHLRISARKARLVADEVRGYDYKEAIDILRFTNKAASSMIINLLNSAVANAVQMNESLDPSSLYVKKIYVDDGPIMKRFRPRARGRASRIRKRLSHITVVVSEIEKKVS, encoded by the coding sequence ATGGAAGCAAAAGCAGTAGGAAAACACCTCAGAATTTCTGCCAGAAAAGCTCGCCTGGTTGCTGATGAAGTTCGTGGATACGATTATAAGGAAGCAATTGATATCTTGCGTTTTACAAACAAAGCAGCAAGTTCAATGATCATCAACCTTTTGAATTCGGCAGTGGCGAACGCAGTCCAAATGAACGAAAGTTTGGATCCAAGTTCACTTTATGTTAAAAAAATCTATGTGGATGACGGCCCTATCATGAAACGTTTCCGCCCAAGAGCACGAGGACGTGCCTCTAGGATCCGTAAACGCCTAAGCCACATCACTGTTGTCGTATCTGAAATCGAAAAGAAGGTTAGCTAA
- the rpsJ gene encoding 30S ribosomal protein S10, which yields MAGQRIRVKLKAFDHRLIDQSTFEIVATAKRTGATVSGPIPLPTKKEIYTVLRSPHVNKKAREQFEMRTHKRLIDILNTNEDTVEALMKLQLPAGVSVDIKS from the coding sequence ATGGCTGGACAAAGAATTCGCGTTAAGTTAAAAGCTTTCGATCATCGGTTGATTGACCAATCAACCTTTGAAATCGTTGCGACTGCGAAGAGGACCGGAGCTACTGTCTCCGGTCCAATCCCACTTCCAACGAAAAAAGAAATCTACACGGTATTACGTTCTCCGCACGTGAATAAAAAAGCTAGAGAACAATTTGAAATGAGAACTCACAAGAGACTCATCGATATTTTAAATACGAATGAAGATACGGTAGAAGCCCTGATGAAGCTTCAACTCCCTGCTGGAGTTTCCGTAGATATTAAATCCTAA
- a CDS encoding 50S ribosomal protein L23, whose protein sequence is MNLENVILSPVVTEKSQDLQSIGERMGKRTVKYTFKVHPDANKTLIKQALKQMYNVVPTNVNVAVYRGKMKRFRNMPSPRPHYKKAVVTFADGANLDFAKV, encoded by the coding sequence GTGAACCTAGAGAATGTAATCTTATCACCAGTTGTTACAGAAAAGTCGCAAGACCTTCAATCAATTGGAGAACGTATGGGAAAAAGAACTGTCAAGTATACGTTCAAAGTCCACCCGGATGCGAACAAAACTTTGATCAAACAAGCCCTGAAACAAATGTATAACGTAGTTCCAACAAATGTAAACGTAGCCGTTTACCGTGGGAAAATGAAACGTTTTAGAAACATGCCGTCCCCAAGACCTCACTACAAAAAAGCTGTAGTGACGTTTGCTGACGGAGCAAATTTGGATTTTGCTAAGGTTTAA
- the tuf gene encoding elongation factor Tu has product MAKEKFDRSKPHLNIGTIGHVDHGKTTLTAAITTTLAKLVGGKNKAIAYDQIDNAPEEKARGITIATSHQEYETPNRHYAHVDCPGHADYVKNMITGAAQMDAAILVVSATDGAMPQTKEHILLARQVGVPYIVVYLNKADMLAADERDDMVEMVKEEIKDLLNKYNFPGDKTPFISGSALKALEGEDSDLGMKSILKLMEAVDTYVPNPTRIVDKPFLMPVEDVFSITGRGTVATGRVEQGVLKINDEIEIVGIRDTTKSVVTGIEMFRKLLDQAEAGDNIGALLRGTKKEDIERGQVLAKPGTITPHRKFKAEVYVLTKDEGGRHTPFFNNYRPQFYFRTTDITGVCNLPGGMEMVMPGDNVTMSIELIHPIAMDQGLKFAIREGGRTIGSGVVAEIVE; this is encoded by the coding sequence ATGGCTAAAGAAAAATTTGACCGTTCAAAACCACACTTAAACATCGGAACAATTGGTCACGTTGACCACGGTAAAACAACCCTAACAGCAGCGATCACAACAACGCTTGCGAAGTTAGTGGGTGGAAAAAACAAAGCGATTGCTTACGACCAAATCGACAACGCGCCCGAAGAAAAGGCTCGTGGGATTACTATTGCAACGTCTCACCAGGAGTATGAAACTCCTAACCGTCACTACGCACACGTAGATTGCCCGGGACACGCGGACTATGTTAAAAACATGATTACTGGTGCTGCTCAGATGGACGCTGCGATTCTCGTAGTATCTGCAACTGACGGTGCTATGCCACAAACTAAAGAACATATCCTTCTTGCTCGTCAAGTAGGGGTTCCTTACATCGTGGTTTACCTAAACAAAGCGGACATGCTCGCTGCTGATGAAAGAGACGATATGGTTGAGATGGTTAAAGAGGAAATCAAAGACCTTCTTAACAAATACAACTTTCCTGGTGATAAAACACCTTTCATCTCTGGTTCTGCATTAAAAGCTCTTGAAGGTGAAGATTCTGACCTAGGAATGAAATCCATTCTTAAACTTATGGAAGCTGTTGATACTTACGTTCCAAACCCTACACGTATTGTTGATAAACCTTTCCTTATGCCAGTTGAGGACGTATTCTCAATCACTGGTCGTGGAACTGTTGCAACTGGTCGTGTGGAGCAAGGTGTTCTTAAGATCAACGACGAGATCGAGATTGTTGGTATTCGTGATACTACAAAATCAGTTGTTACTGGTATTGAAATGTTCCGTAAACTACTCGATCAAGCAGAAGCTGGAGACAACATTGGTGCTCTTCTTCGTGGAACTAAAAAAGAAGACATCGAAAGAGGTCAAGTTCTTGCGAAACCGGGTACTATCACTCCACACAGAAAATTTAAAGCGGAAGTTTACGTTCTTACTAAAGACGAAGGTGGACGTCATACTCCATTCTTTAACAACTACCGTCCTCAGTTCTACTTCAGAACTACAGACATCACTGGTGTTTGTAACCTTCCTGGTGGAATGGAGATGGTTATGCCGGGAGATAACGTTACGATGTCAATCGAACTTATCCACCCAATTGCTATGGACCAAGGTTTGAAATTTGCTATCCGTGAGGGTGGACGAACTATCGGTTCTGGTGTTGTTGCGGAGATCGTTGAGTAA
- the rplB gene encoding 50S ribosomal protein L2, translating to MGIRKLKPTTQSSRYYSVLDFKEITEVVPYKPLTANISYKAGRDNKGRIAVRRKGGRNKRKFRIIDFKRNKFGIPATVKTIEYDPNRSAFIALICYADGEYRYILAPNGLKVGDKIESGANAEIKLGNTLPLDKIPAGTNVHNIELHIGKGGQIARTAGSFAVISAKDGDYVSLKLPSSEIRKVRKECLATIGELSNKDHNLVIIGKAGRNRWLGKRPKVRGVVMNPVDHPLGGGEGRTSGGRHPVTPWGKPTKGFKTRKTRPSDRFIVQRRKKNRNR from the coding sequence ATGGGAATTAGAAAACTTAAACCCACAACACAATCTAGCCGGTATTATTCCGTTTTAGATTTCAAAGAAATCACTGAAGTGGTTCCTTACAAACCGCTCACTGCCAACATTTCTTATAAAGCTGGTCGTGACAACAAGGGACGTATCGCTGTTAGACGGAAAGGTGGACGTAACAAAAGAAAGTTCCGGATCATCGATTTCAAACGTAATAAATTTGGAATCCCTGCGACTGTAAAAACAATCGAATACGATCCAAACCGTTCTGCTTTTATTGCTCTCATCTGTTACGCAGATGGAGAATACCGTTACATTTTAGCTCCTAACGGACTAAAAGTTGGTGATAAAATTGAATCTGGTGCCAATGCAGAAATCAAACTAGGGAACACACTTCCTTTAGATAAAATCCCTGCTGGAACTAACGTTCACAACATTGAACTACATATCGGAAAAGGCGGTCAAATCGCTCGCACAGCAGGATCTTTTGCTGTGATCTCCGCTAAAGATGGTGACTATGTATCTCTCAAACTTCCTTCTTCGGAAATCCGTAAGGTTCGTAAAGAGTGCTTAGCAACGATCGGAGAACTTTCCAATAAAGACCACAACTTAGTGATCATTGGAAAAGCGGGACGTAACCGTTGGTTAGGAAAAAGACCGAAAGTAAGAGGGGTCGTTATGAACCCTGTGGACCACCCACTCGGTGGTGGTGAAGGTAGAACTTCCGGAGGTCGTCACCCTGTGACTCCTTGGGGTAAACCTACGAAAGGATTTAAAACACGTAAGACTAGACCGTCTGACCGTTTTATTGTCCAAAGACGTAAGAAAAACAGGAATAGGTAG
- the rpsC gene encoding 30S ribosomal protein S3, producing MGQKVNPIGLRIGITRNWDSVWFSKQDYIKNLHEDIKIRRFLQKKFKNASVVKIVIERFPEKINVNLHTSKPGMVIGQKGQNIEAVKQELKKYADKPIGMNIIEVKKPEVIAQAIAETVALQIEQRMPFRRVMKAELRRAMRGGVEGVKIQISGRLNGADMARTEKYMEGRVPLHTLRAKIDFGFKEALTTFGQIGVKVWTYTGDYFPTKEESDEDKYAVKRRTS from the coding sequence ATGGGTCAGAAAGTAAATCCAATCGGACTACGAATCGGAATCACACGTAATTGGGATTCAGTTTGGTTTTCCAAACAAGATTACATTAAAAATCTTCACGAAGATATCAAGATCCGTAGATTCCTTCAGAAGAAATTCAAAAACGCTTCCGTTGTTAAAATCGTAATCGAAAGATTCCCTGAAAAAATCAACGTGAACCTCCATACTTCTAAACCAGGTATGGTGATTGGTCAAAAAGGCCAAAACATTGAAGCGGTAAAACAAGAACTAAAAAAATACGCTGATAAACCGATTGGGATGAACATCATCGAAGTGAAAAAACCGGAAGTGATTGCACAAGCAATTGCTGAAACGGTTGCCCTTCAAATCGAACAAAGGATGCCATTTCGTCGAGTGATGAAAGCAGAACTTCGTCGTGCGATGCGCGGTGGGGTAGAAGGCGTAAAAATCCAAATCTCCGGACGATTAAACGGAGCTGATATGGCAAGAACAGAAAAGTATATGGAAGGACGAGTTCCTCTTCATACTCTTCGTGCTAAAATCGACTTTGGATTCAAAGAAGCTCTCACGACTTTCGGACAAATCGGTGTGAAAGTATGGACTTATACAGGTGACTACTTCCCAACTAAGGAAGAGTCCGATGAAGATAAATACGCTGTAAAACGTAGAACTAGTTAA
- the rplD gene encoding 50S ribosomal protein L4 translates to MKARKYNKEGVFVSEVELPAELFATGISLGAIYDAVKAENANNRQGTHSTKDRSEVRGGGIKPWAQKGTGRARQGSIRAPHFVGGGIIHGPKPRDYSSNLSRSVKKKAVLSILNKKAEENRIAIIEDVEPSSYSTKSIYNILKNMDIAEKGNVGFVVAGENQFLKKSTRNIENLKYVNSKRVVCRDILYNNNLVISESALKELQAQYSKKG, encoded by the coding sequence ATGAAAGCGCGTAAATACAATAAAGAAGGCGTATTCGTAAGCGAAGTTGAACTTCCGGCAGAATTATTTGCTACCGGCATTTCGCTTGGAGCCATCTATGATGCGGTTAAAGCTGAAAATGCGAACAATCGACAAGGAACACATTCTACTAAGGATCGTTCTGAAGTTCGCGGTGGGGGAATCAAACCTTGGGCTCAAAAAGGAACTGGTCGTGCAAGACAAGGATCCATCAGGGCACCTCATTTCGTTGGTGGTGGTATCATTCATGGACCAAAACCAAGAGATTATTCCTCTAACTTGTCACGCAGCGTAAAGAAAAAGGCTGTTCTCTCCATCCTTAACAAAAAGGCAGAAGAAAACAGAATCGCGATCATAGAAGACGTAGAACCTTCTTCTTACTCCACAAAGTCCATCTACAACATTTTGAAGAACATGGACATTGCAGAGAAGGGTAACGTGGGTTTTGTGGTAGCTGGTGAAAACCAATTCCTCAAAAAATCCACTCGCAATATAGAGAACCTCAAATATGTGAACAGCAAACGAGTCGTTTGCCGAGACATCCTCTATAATAACAATTTAGTAATCTCTGAAAGCGCTTTAAAAGAGCTTCAGGCTCAGTATTCTAAGAAAGGATAA
- the rplC gene encoding 50S ribosomal protein L3 — MAKGLIGEKLGMAHIFNNEGKMVTVTVLRVGPCFVSQVKTSANDGYEAVQLAFGDAKEKHMTKAEVGHIKKANIAAPKKTLIEFKGFEDVAVGAEVKLADVFALNDTVKVTGTSKGKGTQGVVKRHGFAGGPAGHGSRFQRHPGSIGSNTTPGRVFKGLKMGGRMGSEQSTVRNLKVVKIDADANLVFVSGPVPGRERGIVTIEKIG; from the coding sequence ATGGCTAAAGGTTTAATCGGCGAAAAATTGGGCATGGCCCACATATTCAATAACGAAGGTAAAATGGTTACTGTAACTGTTTTACGCGTGGGTCCTTGTTTTGTGTCCCAGGTAAAAACATCTGCGAACGATGGCTATGAAGCTGTTCAGTTAGCATTTGGTGATGCCAAGGAAAAACACATGACGAAGGCCGAAGTTGGACACATTAAAAAAGCAAACATTGCCGCTCCTAAAAAAACTCTGATTGAATTCAAAGGTTTTGAAGATGTAGCAGTAGGTGCTGAGGTAAAACTCGCAGATGTGTTTGCTTTGAATGACACGGTGAAGGTAACCGGAACTTCTAAGGGTAAGGGAACTCAAGGTGTTGTGAAACGCCATGGTTTTGCTGGCGGTCCTGCTGGACACGGTTCCAGATTCCAAAGACACCCTGGTTCTATTGGTTCCAACACAACTCCTGGACGTGTGTTCAAGGGTTTGAAAATGGGCGGAAGAATGGGTTCTGAACAGAGCACTGTTCGAAACCTAAAAGTAGTAAAAATTGATGCAGACGCCAACTTGGTATTTGTATCCGGTCCGGTTCCAGGAAGAGAACGCGGTATCGTTACGATAGAAAAAATCGGATAG
- the rpsS gene encoding 30S ribosomal protein S19, which translates to MARSLKKGPFIDDHLMKKITKLNSEGKKTPFKSWSRRSTIYPDMIGHTVMIHNGKAFVPVYVNENMIGHKLGEFAPTRTFKGHGGDKKVAKK; encoded by the coding sequence ATGGCTAGAAGCTTAAAAAAAGGTCCGTTCATTGACGACCACCTCATGAAAAAAATTACCAAGTTGAACTCTGAAGGGAAAAAAACTCCCTTCAAGTCTTGGTCCAGAAGAAGTACCATTTATCCAGACATGATCGGTCACACCGTAATGATTCATAATGGCAAAGCGTTTGTTCCTGTTTATGTTAACGAAAACATGATCGGTCACAAACTCGGTGAATTTGCTCCCACTAGAACCTTCAAAGGTCATGGTGGAGACAAAAAAGTAGCGAAGAAATAG